A single genomic interval of Bacteroidales bacterium harbors:
- the rpsS gene encoding 30S ribosomal protein S19, with product MSRSLKKGPFISVKLQKKVDAMEATGKKSVIKTWSRASMISPDFVGHTFAVHNGNKFIPVYVTENMVGHKLGEFAPTRIFRGHGGNKK from the coding sequence ATGAGTCGTTCATTAAAAAAAGGACCATTTATCAGTGTGAAACTTCAAAAGAAAGTTGACGCAATGGAGGCTACCGGAAAAAAATCGGTAATCAAAACTTGGTCACGTGCATCTATGATTTCTCCCGATTTCGTAGGACACACTTTCGCCGTTCACAATGGTAATAAGTTTATTCCCGTATATGTAACAGAGAACATGGTAGGACACAAACTTGGAGAATTTGCTCCAACTCGTATCTTCCGTGGACACGGAGGTAACAAAAAATAA
- the rplW gene encoding 50S ribosomal protein L23 produces the protein MAIIIKPIVTEKMTSISEKYNRFGFRVSPDANKSQIKKAVEEMYNVTVVSVNTMNYKGKNKSRYTKSGLIEGKTASYKKALVTLKEGDTIDFFSNI, from the coding sequence ATGGCAATAATAATTAAACCGATAGTAACGGAAAAAATGACCAGCATTTCGGAGAAATACAACCGTTTTGGATTTCGTGTAAGTCCCGATGCTAACAAATCACAGATTAAAAAAGCTGTGGAAGAGATGTACAATGTAACAGTAGTTTCGGTAAACACAATGAACTATAAAGGTAAAAACAAAAGCCGTTATACAAAATCAGGTCTTATCGAAGGTAAAACTGCTTCATACAAAAAAGCATTAGTTACATTGAAAGAAGGAGATACAATAGATTTTTTTAGCAATATTTAA
- the rplB gene encoding 50S ribosomal protein L2, whose translation MAVRKLKPTTPGQRHKIIGAFDKITATAPEKSLVVGKKSTGGRNNEGHLTMRYIGGGHKRKYRLIDFKRNKDGVPATVKTIEYDPNRSSRIALLYYVDGEKRYIIAPNGLEVGMTVMSGEKAAPEVGNALFLSDIPVGTVIHNIELRPGQGAALVRSAGVFAQLTSREGKYAIIKLPSGETRKILSACKATIGTVGNSDHALEQSGKAGRSRWLGRRPRNRGVVMNPVDHPMGGGEGRASGGHPRSRKGLYAKGLKTRAPKKASSQYIIERRKK comes from the coding sequence ATGGCAGTACGTAAATTGAAGCCCACAACACCGGGGCAAAGACACAAGATTATTGGTGCGTTTGATAAAATCACTGCTACCGCACCAGAAAAATCACTTGTAGTCGGTAAAAAAAGTACTGGTGGACGCAACAACGAAGGACATCTAACGATGCGTTACATCGGAGGCGGACACAAACGTAAGTACAGACTTATCGATTTCAAGAGAAATAAAGACGGTGTACCCGCAACAGTAAAGACAATCGAGTATGACCCAAACCGTTCATCTCGCATTGCACTTCTTTATTATGTTGATGGAGAGAAGCGCTACATAATTGCGCCCAATGGTCTTGAAGTAGGAATGACAGTAATGTCAGGAGAGAAAGCAGCACCTGAAGTAGGAAATGCACTATTCCTTTCTGATATACCAGTCGGAACAGTAATTCACAACATTGAGTTGCGTCCTGGACAAGGAGCAGCGTTGGTACGTTCGGCAGGAGTATTTGCACAATTAACTTCGAGAGAAGGAAAATATGCAATTATCAAATTGCCTTCAGGAGAGACACGTAAGATACTTTCAGCATGTAAAGCAACTATCGGTACAGTAGGAAACTCAGACCACGCACTTGAGCAATCAGGAAAAGCAGGTCGTTCACGCTGGTTAGGACGTCGTCCACGCAACCGTGGTGTTGTTATGAACCCCGTTGATCACCCCATGGGTGGAGGTGAAGGACGTGCATCAGGAGGACATCCTCGTTCACGTAAAGGTCTTTACGCAAAAGGTCTTAAAACAAGAGCTCCTAAAAAGGCTTCTTCACAATATATTATAGAAAGAAGAAAGAAATAA